The Nitrospira sp. genome window below encodes:
- the uvrA gene encoding excinuclease ABC subunit UvrA, with product MGNSIIIKGAREHNLKNIDVEIPRDKLVVITGLSGSGKSSLAFDTIYAEGQRRYVESLSAYARQFLEQMGKPDVDSIEGLSPAISIEQKSTSHNPRSTVGTVTEIYDYLRLLFARVGHPYCFQCGEEITAQTVQQMVDAIASLPEGEKFQILAPIVRGRKGEYRKELLEMRKAGYVRARVDGKIVDLGEDIALDKQKKHTIEIIVDRLVMKPGDALMRRLADSVETSVKLTGGLVGVLTEDARTRLYSDKLACINCGVSYPEVTPRIFSFNSPHGACPACDGIGSAMMPGDQEEEDFTLLEPCQVCHGARLRPESLSIKLAKQSIAEVTRLSVRAAAEFFLSLKFTDRELVIAHRILKEIRERLGFLVNVGLDYLTLDRAAATLSGGEGQRIRLATQIGSGLVGVLYILDEPSIGLHQRDNRRLLQTLLRLRDLGNTVVVVEHDAETMQAADHLLDMGPGAGSHGGHVIAQGTPQQIMGDPNSLTGQYLRGVQTVSVPQRQRKERGTLSIVGAQKHNLKNVTARIPLGLFTCVTGVSGSGKSTLVLEVLFHSLSQLLYHKKPKIDGCKELKGVGALDKVIDIDQSPIGRTPRSNPATYTGLFGYIRDLYSNLPESRVRGYKPGRYSFNVKGGRCEACQGDGLIKIEMHFLPDVYVTCEVCKGQRYNRETLEILHKGKSIADVLNMTVDDALEFFEHIPLIKAKLQTLHDVGLHYVKLGQSATTLSGGEAQRVKLSRELSKRATGRTMYILDEPTTGLHFADVQRLLDVLDRLVEAGNTVLVIEHNLDVIKNADWIIDLGPEGGDRGGEIVVEGPPREIAKSKRSYTGQVLKEAGV from the coding sequence ATGGGCAACTCCATCATCATCAAGGGCGCGCGAGAACACAATCTCAAGAATATCGACGTGGAGATTCCGCGCGACAAGCTGGTGGTCATCACCGGTTTGAGTGGGTCGGGGAAATCCTCCCTCGCCTTCGACACCATCTATGCGGAGGGTCAGCGGCGGTACGTCGAGTCATTGTCAGCCTATGCTCGGCAATTCCTCGAACAGATGGGCAAGCCTGATGTCGATTCCATCGAAGGCCTGTCTCCCGCGATCTCCATCGAACAGAAAAGCACGAGCCATAATCCCCGTTCTACCGTCGGCACCGTCACGGAAATCTACGACTATCTTCGGCTGCTCTTTGCCCGCGTCGGGCACCCCTACTGTTTCCAATGCGGAGAAGAGATCACCGCGCAGACCGTCCAGCAAATGGTCGATGCGATTGCCTCGCTGCCGGAAGGGGAAAAGTTTCAGATTCTGGCGCCGATCGTGCGTGGGCGAAAGGGCGAATACAGGAAGGAACTGCTGGAGATGCGAAAGGCGGGCTATGTCCGCGCTCGCGTCGATGGCAAGATTGTCGATCTGGGCGAAGACATTGCCCTTGATAAACAGAAGAAACACACGATCGAAATCATCGTCGATCGGCTAGTGATGAAACCAGGCGATGCTCTCATGCGGCGACTGGCCGATTCCGTCGAAACGTCGGTCAAGCTGACCGGGGGCTTGGTCGGGGTCCTAACGGAAGACGCTCGAACGAGGCTCTACAGTGACAAGCTGGCCTGTATCAACTGCGGTGTGAGCTATCCGGAAGTCACCCCACGGATATTTTCCTTCAATAGCCCACACGGAGCTTGTCCGGCTTGCGATGGGATCGGCTCTGCCATGATGCCGGGTGATCAAGAGGAAGAGGATTTCACGCTATTGGAACCTTGTCAGGTCTGCCATGGGGCAAGACTGAGGCCGGAAAGTCTGTCGATTAAACTCGCCAAGCAGTCGATCGCTGAAGTGACCAGGCTTTCGGTTCGTGCTGCGGCGGAGTTTTTCCTGTCGCTGAAGTTTACCGATCGAGAACTGGTCATCGCGCATCGGATTCTGAAAGAGATACGCGAACGGCTCGGCTTTCTCGTCAATGTGGGGTTGGACTATCTGACGCTCGATCGAGCTGCGGCGACCTTATCCGGAGGCGAAGGGCAGCGGATCCGCTTAGCGACGCAGATTGGGTCCGGCTTGGTCGGCGTGTTGTACATCCTGGACGAGCCCTCGATCGGACTTCATCAGCGCGACAATCGCCGGTTGTTGCAGACGTTGCTGAGACTACGGGATCTCGGCAACACGGTGGTGGTTGTTGAGCATGATGCGGAGACGATGCAGGCCGCCGATCATCTTCTCGACATGGGACCCGGCGCCGGCTCGCATGGCGGCCATGTGATCGCGCAAGGGACGCCTCAACAGATCATGGGCGATCCCAATTCGCTGACGGGCCAGTACCTGCGTGGCGTTCAGACTGTGTCAGTGCCGCAACGACAACGGAAAGAGCGGGGGACGCTGTCGATAGTTGGAGCACAGAAGCATAATCTGAAAAATGTGACCGCGCGCATTCCGCTGGGACTCTTCACCTGTGTGACCGGGGTGTCCGGATCAGGGAAGAGCACACTCGTGCTCGAGGTCCTGTTCCACTCACTCTCGCAGCTGCTGTACCACAAGAAACCGAAGATCGATGGGTGCAAAGAATTGAAAGGCGTCGGCGCGCTCGACAAAGTGATCGATATCGATCAATCGCCGATCGGCCGGACGCCGAGGTCGAATCCCGCAACCTACACGGGCTTGTTCGGGTACATCCGTGATCTTTATTCGAATCTTCCGGAATCACGTGTTCGTGGCTATAAGCCGGGGCGCTACAGCTTCAACGTAAAAGGGGGGCGGTGCGAGGCTTGTCAGGGCGACGGACTCATCAAGATCGAGATGCATTTCCTGCCGGATGTCTATGTGACCTGCGAGGTCTGCAAGGGGCAACGATACAACCGCGAAACACTTGAAATCCTCCATAAGGGGAAAAGCATTGCCGATGTGCTGAATATGACGGTGGACGATGCGTTGGAGTTCTTCGAACATATCCCGTTGATCAAGGCGAAACTTCAGACTCTACACGATGTCGGTCTGCACTATGTGAAGCTCGGCCAGTCGGCGACAACACTTTCCGGCGGCGAAGCGCAGCGGGTTAAACTTTCGCGCGAACTCTCCAAGCGAGCAACAGGTCGCACGATGTATATCCTCGATGAGCCGACGACTGGTCTGCATTTCGCCGATGTGCAGCGGCTGCTGGATGTGCTGGATCGGCTCGTCGAAGCAGGAAATACCGTGCTGGTGATTGAGCACAATCTAGACGTGATCAAAAATGCCGACTGGATCATCGACCTGGGGCCGGAAGGTGGAGATCGCGGCGGTGAGATTGTGGTGGAGGGACCGCCGAGAGAAATTGCCAAGTCGAAGCGGTCGTATACGGGCCAAGTGTTGAAGGAAGCAGGCGTGTAG
- a CDS encoding phage tail sheath subtilisin-like domain-containing protein, with amino-acid sequence MPSYLSPGVYVEEVPSAIKAIAGVSTSTAGFIGIVPDKIHLVAEDEAPATKFVDFSLPTLSKMPRLITNWTQFTQAFGGLVGDSAGPKTADPSPAIDEGHRRLAHAVYGFFNNGGSRCFVVRIKDSAELDDALRAFSAIDEIALVAAPGVTDDASRDMIVSHCFQTADRFAILDGPSTTDDLTKLTKTAADAGLMPKKTDFAAWYFPWIQAFDPATKLQKPNEDGALAVPPSGHLAGIYARVDTQRGVHKTPANEAILGVLNVTQPLSKADQDGLNPKGVNCIRSLNDNILVWGGRTVGGDANADLKYISVRRTLLFLRKSIGEGTQWVVFEPNTTAVWQKIIRNVSAFLTNVWRSGALFGTTPEQAFYVKCDAETNPPELRELGQVVTEIGVAIVRPAEFVIFRISQAVAQGK; translated from the coding sequence ATGCCAAGCTATCTCTCACCAGGTGTGTATGTTGAAGAAGTGCCGTCGGCCATTAAGGCAATCGCCGGTGTGAGCACAAGTACGGCCGGTTTTATCGGGATCGTGCCGGACAAGATTCATCTCGTCGCCGAAGACGAAGCGCCCGCCACCAAGTTCGTTGACTTCTCTTTGCCGACGTTGAGCAAGATGCCGAGGCTGATTACCAACTGGACGCAGTTCACACAAGCGTTCGGCGGTCTGGTGGGTGATTCAGCTGGTCCCAAAACCGCCGATCCAAGTCCTGCGATTGACGAAGGACACCGCCGTTTGGCTCACGCGGTGTACGGGTTTTTCAACAACGGGGGGAGTCGCTGCTTTGTCGTGCGGATCAAGGATAGTGCGGAACTGGATGATGCGCTGCGGGCTTTTTCGGCGATTGATGAAATCGCACTTGTCGCTGCTCCCGGTGTAACCGACGATGCCTCACGCGACATGATCGTCTCACACTGTTTCCAAACAGCTGATCGGTTTGCCATTCTCGACGGTCCGTCGACCACCGATGATTTAACGAAGTTGACGAAGACAGCTGCTGATGCCGGCCTGATGCCCAAGAAGACCGATTTTGCGGCCTGGTATTTCCCTTGGATTCAGGCGTTCGATCCTGCCACCAAATTGCAGAAGCCTAATGAGGATGGAGCCTTGGCAGTTCCTCCCAGCGGGCATTTGGCGGGTATCTATGCGCGTGTGGATACGCAACGTGGTGTCCACAAGACACCGGCCAATGAGGCCATTCTCGGCGTGCTCAACGTCACACAACCATTGAGCAAAGCCGATCAAGACGGGCTGAATCCCAAGGGCGTCAATTGCATTCGCTCGCTCAACGACAACATTTTGGTATGGGGAGGGCGAACGGTCGGCGGAGACGCGAATGCGGACCTTAAGTATATCAGTGTGCGGCGAACCTTGTTGTTCCTGCGAAAGTCCATCGGTGAGGGGACGCAATGGGTTGTGTTTGAGCCGAACACCACTGCGGTGTGGCAGAAAATCATCCGGAATGTCTCAGCCTTTTTAACGAATGTTTGGCGTTCAGGGGCGCTGTTCGGAACGACACCGGAGCAAGCATTTTATGTCAAATGCGATGCGGAGACCAACCCCCCCGAGCTGCGTGAACTGGGTCAAGTGGTGACGGAAATCGGTGTGGCCATTGTCCGTCCGGCGGAGTTTGTGATTTTCCGTATCAGCCAGGCCGTGGCTCAAGGCAAGTAA
- a CDS encoding Pvc16 family protein encodes MIRDLSLTLKKILEDSKLPDPLKTARIVFDHPAAPFAPTQLTVDVFLYDIRENLELRSNEPIIERNKGQATMVRSPKRVACSYLITAWPVGGEEPALQEQRILSQVLMALSQYPTIPASFLQGSLVGQEPPLPMITAQSDGLKDPHEFWAAIGNHLRPSITVTVTIAMQSFMPVTAPLVMTEVLHVGERTSLEAEEMKPATRLELFSISGRVTDATGGPATDATIVLVESNMAATTDVDGRYHIRMMRAGAYTLRVQKDAAIKQVGITVPASAQDNYDVRLP; translated from the coding sequence ATGATTCGTGATTTGAGTCTGACATTGAAAAAGATCTTGGAAGATTCGAAGCTTCCGGACCCCTTAAAGACGGCACGAATCGTCTTCGACCACCCAGCGGCGCCGTTTGCTCCCACGCAGCTGACGGTGGATGTCTTTCTCTACGATATTCGCGAGAACCTGGAGCTGCGGAGTAACGAACCGATCATTGAGCGGAACAAGGGACAAGCGACCATGGTCCGATCACCTAAGCGCGTGGCCTGTTCCTACCTCATCACGGCATGGCCCGTCGGGGGAGAAGAACCGGCGCTGCAGGAGCAGCGGATACTCAGCCAGGTATTGATGGCGCTTTCACAATATCCAACGATTCCAGCCTCTTTCTTGCAGGGAAGTCTTGTCGGGCAAGAGCCACCGCTACCGATGATCACTGCACAATCCGACGGGTTGAAGGACCCTCATGAATTTTGGGCAGCTATTGGGAACCATCTCCGGCCATCCATCACGGTGACGGTCACGATTGCAATGCAATCGTTCATGCCGGTAACCGCCCCCCTTGTGATGACCGAAGTGCTTCACGTGGGTGAGCGGACCTCACTCGAAGCAGAGGAAATGAAGCCGGCCACTCGGCTCGAACTCTTCAGTATCAGCGGGCGGGTCACAGATGCGACAGGAGGCCCTGCGACTGACGCGACGATCGTACTCGTCGAAAGTAATATGGCCGCGACCACAGATGTCGACGGACGCTATCACATCAGAATGATGCGGGCGGGTGCGTATACCTTGCGCGTTCAAAAAGATGCGGCAATAAAACAAGTCGGTATTACGGTTCCAGCATCGGCTCAAGACAATTACGACGTGCGGTTGCCCTAG
- a CDS encoding methyltransferase domain-containing protein translates to MMNIFIVAIVLLLVLPLIGLVLYLLFPRKYQSADSVANSYDDWTNDGILEFYWGEHIHLGHYGSPPRKKDFRKAKSDFVHEMVRWGGLDKLPSGTTVLDVGCGIGGSSRILARDYGFAVTGITLSPQQVRRAQELTSPEVNAHFQVDDALALSFPDASFDVVWSVEAGPHMPDKAQFARELMRVLKPGGILVVADWNQRDDRRVPLNFWEKPVMRQLLDQWSHPAFASIEEFSELLEATGLVAGEVTTADWTAETLPSWFDSIWQGMVRPDGIVRFGVIGFIKSLREVPTFLLMHLAFGAGLCRFGMFRAVHADVPTSEMLSAQTDDRLVRS, encoded by the coding sequence ATGATGAACATTTTCATAGTGGCGATTGTCCTTCTCCTGGTCTTACCGCTGATTGGATTAGTGCTGTACTTGCTCTTTCCCCGCAAATATCAGTCTGCCGATTCTGTCGCCAATTCCTATGATGACTGGACGAATGACGGCATTCTAGAGTTCTACTGGGGCGAACATATTCATCTGGGACACTACGGCTCTCCACCCCGTAAAAAGGATTTTCGCAAAGCCAAGTCAGACTTTGTGCATGAAATGGTGCGTTGGGGTGGGTTAGACAAGCTTCCTTCCGGTACGACGGTTTTAGATGTGGGCTGTGGCATCGGCGGCAGCAGTCGTATTCTGGCTCGGGATTATGGCTTTGCTGTCACAGGAATCACCCTCAGCCCTCAGCAAGTCAGACGTGCTCAAGAACTGACCTCCCCAGAGGTGAATGCTCACTTTCAGGTCGATGATGCGCTGGCACTGTCGTTCCCCGATGCCAGTTTTGATGTGGTCTGGTCGGTCGAGGCAGGACCGCACATGCCGGATAAGGCACAATTTGCCAGAGAGCTCATGCGCGTTCTGAAACCGGGTGGAATTCTGGTTGTTGCCGATTGGAATCAGCGGGACGATCGCCGGGTCCCACTCAATTTTTGGGAAAAGCCAGTGATGCGACAACTTCTGGATCAGTGGTCTCATCCAGCATTTGCCAGCATTGAAGAGTTTTCAGAATTACTGGAGGCAACCGGACTGGTGGCGGGTGAAGTGACCACAGCGGATTGGACTGCCGAAACTTTACCCTCGTGGTTCGATTCCATCTGGCAGGGAATGGTCCGTCCAGATGGGATTGTTCGGTTTGGCGTGATCGGGTTCATTAAATCATTGCGGGAAGTGCCCACGTTCCTGTTAATGCATCTGGCATTTGGGGCAGGGCTGTGTCGCTTTGGCATGTTTCGGGCCGTGCATGCCGATGTCCCTACGAGTGAGATGTTGTCTGCGCAGACGGATGACAGGCTTGTGCGATCCTGA
- a CDS encoding SEL1-like repeat protein: MTNIKTISLVALSALLMGGGLCNVRAQMQRPLNPQAAQDYASDSEKAEEGDGEAAYRVGKALESGRLGGLKDLKKALAFYRLAAQEGHQEAAERVAKIEAELSQSQE, translated from the coding sequence ATGACAAACATTAAGACGATCTCGCTGGTAGCGCTATCCGCTCTACTAATGGGCGGAGGTCTCTGCAATGTACGGGCACAGATGCAACGGCCATTGAATCCTCAAGCCGCTCAGGACTATGCGTCGGACTCAGAGAAAGCCGAAGAGGGAGATGGCGAAGCTGCGTACCGCGTAGGGAAAGCTCTTGAATCTGGCCGTTTGGGAGGGCTAAAGGATCTGAAGAAGGCGCTCGCGTTTTACAGGCTCGCGGCGCAGGAGGGTCATCAGGAAGCAGCCGAGAGGGTGGCCAAAATTGAGGCCGAACTGAGCCAGAGCCAAGAGTAA
- a CDS encoding ATP-binding protein: MGRLSVVRPRMSAGESNTQAVGFKETAGSNRSSINKSEAISQLLPWLNWVDERIRCALSAGQGVDGTESANDSFRGLYITPRDVDLLLAQPPSQPLFGHNRPQTLPEHLPLPSGFSRLAKACRLSPFDIAVLFIALAPEFDLRYEKLYAYLQDDISRRRPTVDLALNLLCVTVQDKLERREHFSSTAPLLHHNLLRLIPDPNQPQPPLLSHYLTVDEQVTNFLLGQERLDSRLVPYCRILTERAFRAGSQADMQEEAAYQQTLLTVIRRSLDVQRSVTLYFHGPGSAWTLHTVEVLVGCMGASLLVLDVARALGSGADLEQLFKLALRDAMLHEAILCIHGVDVLCAPDRILQYQRFVEVLAQAEGLTILTGGEPWIPSGSGPAGVIAVPVGMPDFAQRRAHWSHNLEIAGIPLGVSDVDALASRFRLMPDQISDAVVAASNAAQWRTDVRSDDAPPSSARSHATVEEVFAAACAQSGRDLSKLVRKVDVKHTLDDIVLPPDQLAQLKEISEQGRHRHIVFGEWGFDRKLSMGKGLNVMFSGPPGTGKTMAAEIIARELHFPLYKIDLSQVVSKYIGETEKHLDRIFAAAQRTNAILFFDEADALFGKRTEVRDAHDRYANIEVGYLLQKMEEYEGVAVLATNVRQHMDEAFVRRMQVIVEFPFPDEMHRRHIWEIMFPREAPLASDVDLFLLAREVRLAGGNIKNISLAAAFYAAGDGGMIRMSHLIQAARREHQKLGRTWNDAVWSQAGVASRHDS; encoded by the coding sequence GTGGGCAGGTTATCAGTCGTTAGGCCGAGAATGAGCGCCGGCGAGTCGAACACCCAGGCCGTAGGATTCAAGGAAACCGCCGGTTCAAACCGGTCTTCGATAAATAAGTCGGAAGCCATCTCTCAGCTGCTCCCATGGCTCAATTGGGTGGACGAACGCATTCGGTGCGCGCTGTCGGCCGGACAGGGGGTCGACGGAACGGAATCAGCCAACGACTCCTTCCGGGGTCTTTACATCACGCCGCGTGACGTTGATCTACTCCTTGCCCAACCACCCAGCCAGCCGCTGTTCGGGCACAACAGGCCTCAGACGCTTCCAGAGCATTTGCCGCTGCCTTCCGGTTTCTCTCGATTAGCGAAAGCCTGTCGCCTCTCCCCCTTCGATATCGCCGTCCTGTTTATCGCGTTGGCGCCGGAGTTCGACCTGCGTTACGAGAAACTATACGCCTATCTGCAGGACGACATCAGTCGACGTCGGCCGACCGTTGATCTGGCGCTGAATCTCCTCTGTGTCACCGTCCAAGACAAGCTCGAGCGGCGGGAGCATTTCTCATCTACCGCTCCGCTGCTCCACCACAATCTACTCCGATTGATCCCTGATCCGAATCAACCTCAGCCGCCGTTGCTGAGCCACTACCTGACAGTCGACGAGCAGGTCACCAATTTCTTGCTGGGGCAAGAGCGCCTGGACTCACGGCTGGTCCCCTATTGTCGAATTCTCACAGAGAGAGCCTTTCGAGCCGGTTCACAGGCGGATATGCAGGAAGAGGCCGCATATCAACAGACGCTCTTGACGGTGATTCGCCGATCGCTCGATGTCCAGCGGTCCGTCACACTCTATTTCCATGGACCAGGCAGTGCCTGGACGCTTCACACGGTTGAAGTCTTGGTCGGTTGCATGGGGGCATCGTTGTTGGTGCTGGATGTGGCGCGGGCTCTGGGCTCTGGAGCGGATCTTGAACAACTGTTCAAACTGGCGTTGCGCGACGCGATGCTGCACGAGGCGATTCTCTGCATTCACGGTGTAGATGTACTCTGCGCGCCTGACCGGATCCTTCAGTACCAGCGATTTGTGGAGGTGCTTGCCCAAGCTGAAGGCCTGACAATCCTAACGGGAGGCGAACCCTGGATACCTTCCGGGAGCGGCCCAGCCGGTGTGATCGCTGTCCCCGTCGGAATGCCGGACTTTGCCCAACGCCGTGCCCATTGGAGCCACAATCTGGAGATCGCAGGCATCCCACTCGGTGTCTCTGATGTGGACGCGCTGGCGAGCCGGTTCCGGTTGATGCCGGATCAAATCTCGGACGCAGTGGTAGCGGCTTCCAATGCCGCCCAGTGGCGGACCGATGTCCGATCCGACGATGCCCCGCCTTCTTCCGCTAGGTCCCACGCTACGGTGGAGGAGGTCTTTGCCGCCGCCTGCGCGCAGTCCGGGCGGGATTTGTCGAAGTTGGTGCGGAAGGTCGATGTGAAACACACCTTGGACGACATTGTGTTGCCGCCGGATCAACTGGCGCAATTGAAAGAAATTTCCGAGCAGGGTCGGCACCGGCATATCGTCTTTGGCGAGTGGGGGTTCGATCGCAAGCTTTCGATGGGTAAGGGGCTGAATGTCATGTTCTCAGGCCCGCCGGGAACAGGGAAAACAATGGCGGCAGAAATCATCGCGAGGGAACTCCATTTCCCCTTATACAAGATCGATCTTTCACAAGTGGTCAGCAAATATATCGGAGAAACGGAAAAACACCTCGATCGGATTTTTGCCGCCGCCCAACGCACCAATGCGATCTTGTTTTTCGATGAAGCAGACGCGCTTTTCGGCAAACGAACGGAAGTCCGGGATGCTCACGATCGGTATGCCAATATTGAAGTCGGGTATCTCCTGCAAAAAATGGAAGAATACGAAGGTGTCGCCGTCCTTGCAACCAATGTGCGTCAACATATGGACGAGGCCTTTGTCCGACGAATGCAGGTGATCGTGGAATTTCCCTTTCCCGATGAGATGCATCGCCGACACATCTGGGAAATCATGTTCCCGCGCGAAGCGCCGTTGGCAAGTGACGTGGACTTGTTCTTGCTGGCGCGCGAGGTCAGGTTGGCGGGCGGGAATATTAAGAATATCTCGCTGGCCGCCGCCTTCTATGCCGCAGGCGACGGTGGGATGATCAGGATGTCTCACCTTATACAGGCGGCCCGGCGTGAGCATCAAAAGTTAGGTCGAACGTGGAATGATGCAGTGTGGAGTCAGGCAGGAGTCGCATCGCGGCATGATTCGTGA
- a CDS encoding class I SAM-dependent methyltransferase: MTKLETGCYHDRMVKTDHPPLAKESQTPAKVVSTWSGQAREDAVQRMFTAIARVYDLNNTLLSFGLHYHWKKMTASFITPVGRGTALDVGSGTADLALLVESRMGPKGRVIASDLNHAMLVEGFKKIGGKGLTDKITCLQASAEHLGFGDNTFDAVTTGFCMRNVGDLPGAVKEIRRVMKPGGRFVCLEFSRPVFGWLRTLYDWYSFKLLPWIGTMVARDRTGVYEYLPASIRTFPDQERLCQILRDAGFRQVSYKNLSGGIVAIHVATK, translated from the coding sequence TTGACAAAGCTTGAAACCGGGTGCTACCACGATCGCATGGTGAAAACCGACCATCCTCCATTGGCCAAAGAGTCCCAGACGCCAGCCAAGGTCGTCTCGACATGGTCCGGCCAGGCTCGCGAGGATGCGGTGCAGCGGATGTTCACCGCCATTGCGCGGGTCTACGACCTGAATAACACGCTGTTGAGTTTCGGTCTGCATTACCATTGGAAGAAAATGACCGCCTCCTTCATTACTCCGGTGGGACGAGGAACGGCGCTCGATGTGGGATCCGGAACAGCCGACCTCGCCCTCCTTGTCGAATCGCGCATGGGACCCAAGGGGCGCGTGATCGCATCAGATCTGAACCACGCCATGCTGGTGGAGGGTTTCAAGAAGATCGGGGGTAAAGGCCTCACCGACAAGATCACCTGCCTCCAGGCAAGCGCGGAACATTTGGGATTTGGAGACAACACCTTCGACGCGGTCACCACCGGTTTCTGCATGCGGAACGTCGGAGATTTGCCGGGAGCCGTGAAGGAGATCCGCCGTGTGATGAAACCCGGCGGCCGCTTCGTGTGTCTGGAATTTTCGCGTCCGGTGTTCGGTTGGTTGCGAACGCTCTACGATTGGTATTCCTTCAAACTGCTGCCCTGGATCGGCACCATGGTCGCCCGCGACCGCACCGGCGTCTACGAGTACCTTCCAGCGTCGATCCGGACGTTTCCCGACCAAGAACGGTTGTGCCAGATCCTACGCGATGCAGGGTTTCGTCAGGTGTCGTACAAGAACCTCAGCGGTGGAATTGTCGCTATTCATGTAGCGACCAAATAA
- a CDS encoding ATP-binding protein produces MGETRVDLQHLLEDLRDAYPGALEETILTEVVANSLDSGATCLHLKTDPASSTLTIVDDGSGMRRRDLVRYHDLAASTKTRGHGIGFAGVGIKLGLLVCEDVVTETRRGKEHVASLWHLAGRHKAPWKWIPPPGLVHDRGTAVQLKLHNALSPLLDEGYLEGTLRRQYQPLLEPEFDEILSQHYPKGFHFEVNGRVLARHHARGVEVSRIAVCLARKRRPTAVGYLTRHETPVPDDQRGMAISTFGKVIKRGWDWLGLTPAAPDRMAGMIEAPALAAALTLNKGDFVRVGSRGALYLGYRKAIQEAVSQQLAHWGDIRESADKANRRAVRPMERDLETVLVELAEEFPLLASLVERRAGGQKRLPIEQSDSAEDGQALLALSVMTQAEVPVEAISPDEALQEPTEIQAPVEEVNDEPLPQQEPSPGVAVVPGAKGRSRPGRYGLSIRFESLEGDLDLGRLVESTVVINDTHPAYRRAVASRSEGYHIALTVSLALARLAVPPAEEHEFVTAFLTHWGEALDRTPRRSRKRR; encoded by the coding sequence TTGGGCGAAACACGCGTTGACCTCCAACATCTCCTCGAAGACCTGCGCGATGCCTATCCCGGCGCGCTCGAAGAAACCATCCTCACTGAAGTGGTGGCCAATTCACTCGACTCCGGCGCCACCTGCCTCCATTTGAAGACGGACCCGGCGTCATCAACTCTGACCATCGTGGATGACGGATCGGGGATGAGACGAAGAGACCTTGTACGTTACCACGATCTGGCCGCCAGCACGAAGACACGGGGGCATGGCATCGGCTTCGCCGGAGTCGGAATCAAGCTTGGTCTGTTGGTCTGTGAAGACGTCGTTACCGAAACCAGGCGCGGCAAGGAACATGTGGCGAGCCTCTGGCACTTGGCTGGACGGCACAAGGCGCCGTGGAAATGGATTCCTCCGCCGGGGTTGGTGCACGATCGCGGCACGGCGGTACAGCTGAAACTGCACAACGCGCTCTCGCCGCTTCTGGACGAAGGCTATCTCGAAGGGACGCTGCGGCGGCAGTACCAACCGTTGCTTGAGCCGGAGTTCGACGAGATTCTGAGCCAACATTATCCGAAAGGGTTTCACTTCGAGGTCAACGGTCGAGTGTTGGCGCGCCATCATGCCCGTGGCGTCGAGGTATCGCGAATTGCCGTGTGTTTGGCGCGCAAACGCAGGCCGACCGCAGTCGGCTACCTGACGCGGCACGAGACACCGGTCCCGGATGACCAGCGCGGCATGGCGATTAGTACGTTCGGCAAGGTCATTAAGCGCGGATGGGATTGGCTTGGCCTCACGCCGGCTGCGCCAGACAGAATGGCCGGGATGATCGAAGCGCCGGCCCTCGCCGCCGCCCTCACGCTTAACAAGGGAGACTTCGTCCGCGTCGGCTCGCGGGGCGCTCTGTACCTGGGGTATCGCAAGGCGATTCAGGAGGCGGTCTCGCAGCAACTGGCTCATTGGGGCGATATCAGGGAATCCGCTGATAAGGCGAACCGGCGAGCCGTACGGCCGATGGAACGAGACCTGGAAACCGTCTTGGTGGAGCTGGCGGAAGAATTTCCGCTGCTGGCGTCGCTGGTCGAGCGACGAGCCGGAGGTCAGAAGCGATTGCCTATCGAGCAATCGGACTCCGCCGAAGACGGGCAGGCACTGCTTGCACTATCGGTTATGACTCAGGCCGAAGTCCCAGTGGAGGCTATTTCCCCTGATGAGGCACTCCAGGAACCGACTGAAATCCAAGCGCCGGTCGAAGAGGTGAATGATGAACCGCTCCCTCAACAGGAACCTTCTCCGGGCGTCGCCGTCGTTCCGGGAGCCAAGGGACGCTCTCGGCCCGGCCGTTATGGACTCAGCATCCGATTCGAATCATTGGAGGGAGATCTGGACCTCGGGCGTCTTGTCGAATCGACCGTCGTCATCAACGATACCCATCCTGCCTATCGCCGAGCCGTCGCGTCCCGCTCCGAGGGGTACCACATCGCGCTGACCGTGTCGTTGGCCTTGGCGAGATTGGCTGTACCGCCGGCTGAAGAACATGAGTTCGTGACGGCATTTCTGACTCACTGGGGTGAAGCGCTCGATCGGACTCCTCGCAGATCGCGCAAGCGTCGGTAG